DNA sequence from the Paenibacillus azoreducens genome:
TGCCGGACACATGGAAGCGGTTATCCTTCCCGCTTTACTGGAAGGGCTCAAAGCTTAAGATCAGCATCACCGAGGATCAAGTAGAGATAAAAACGGATCAAGACGCCGAAATCGAACTCGTGATTTACGGGAAGAAAACGGCTTTTACCGGACAGCTGCAATTCGAAATGATACACATTTAATTTTCATTTAGGGAGGTCAATTGATTATGAAAAAATGGTCTGCAGGTCTCGCGTTTATTTTGATGTTCAGCATGGTGCTCAGCGCATGTTCCTCCGGTTCTTCCAAAGATGCCGGCAGTGACGGCAAAGGCGACGGCGCTTCGGATCAGGTCGTTGAACTTAAATTCACGACTTGGGGAGAGCTTACGGCCGACTCCGTTGAGAAAAAGCTGGCTGACCAGTTCAATGAAACGCATCCGAATATCAAGGTTACTTTTGAGCCGGTTCCGGGCGATGGTTATGCTACGAAGCTGACGACTTCGCTGGCAGCTGGTCAAGCGCCGGACGTATTTCTGATCGGCGAAGGCGACTATTTCAAATACGTCGATAAAGGCGTTGTCGAACCGCTGGACGATTTCATTAAATCCGACAGCTCGTTCAAAACGGATATTTTCCAGCCGGATCTGATCAACATGGGCAAGATCAACGACAAGCTGTACTATTTGCCAAAAGACTTTAACCCGCTCGCTCTCTGGTACAATAAGCGGATGTTCGACGAAGCCAAAATCCCTTATCCAAATGAAAAGTGGACTTGGGATGATATGATCAGCGCCGCCCAAAAATTGACCAAAAAAGACGACAAGGGCAAAGTCAAGGAATTTGGCTTCAATGCTACGAAATGGGAATATCCGATTTATATCTACCTCTGGCTGAACGGCACCGATATCGGCAATGAGGATGGAACGAAGGCTGAAGGTTTCATGAACAGCGACAAGACCGTTGCCGCGATGGAGAAATACGTAGCCCTGACCAAAGGTGACAACCGCGTATCTCCGACTCCTCAAGATACCGAAACGCTTGGCGGAGACTCCTCCATGTTCATGACGGATAAACTGGCTATGATGATTACGGGACGTTGGGTCAAATCTGACCTGGATAAATCGGATGTGCAATACGGATCGGCTCTGATTCCTACCGGCGCAAACGGCGAACGCGCGAGCATCATCGCGGCTGCCGGCTGGGCCATGAATGCAAACGGCAAGCATAAAAAAGAAGCTTTTGAACTCATGAAATGGCTCTCCGGCACCGAAGCGCAAAAGGCTCGTTCCGAAAAAGGCCAAGTGCTGCCTGCAACGATCGCTGAGCTGGATCAAGTGAAAAGCAAGGAAGTTGTAGACAAACCGGTTATCGAAATGATGGCATTCGCGAAAAAACCGATTTCCATGCGTTCCGTTAACGCTCCGATCTTTACGGAAGAATTCAATAAAGCAGTTGAAAAAGTGCTGCTGGAGAAATCTACCGTCAAAGAAGCACTGGACGAAGCGGCTAAAAACGTAGACAGTAAGGTTAAGAAGTAAAGCGGAGGGGTGGAGCTGCATCCATGCCGTTTCACCCTCAAGCTACACCGGTTGCGGCGGCCCGGAAACGGGCCGTAACCGCACCCGTCAGTCAAGGAGGTCTCCATGCGAAATTCACGATCAGAGAGAGCCGGCTATTTATTCATCCTTCCTTGGTTTTTGGGTTTATTGATTTTTACATTAGGGCCCATGCTGTTTTCCTTGGTGCTGTCTTTCAGTAAATGGGACATCATCACGGGCATCGGTTCGATTGAATTCGTAGGACTGGATAATTTCAAGGCTATTTTTCATGATGAGTTATTTTATCAATCCCTAAAAGTTACGTTTATTTTTGCACTTGTATCCGTACCGCTGTATCAAATCGTATCCATTTTGATTGCGCTGCTGCTTAATATGCGCACGCGGGGCATGAAGTTTTTCCGCCTCATTTATTTTATGCCTTCCATCATCCCTGCCGTGGCTGTTTCGATGATGTGGATCATGATCTTTAATCCGGAGTATGGGATTCTGAACCGTGCCCTGGCATGGTTCGGCATTGAAGGGCCTGCCTGGCTTCAGGATCCGAATTATGCGCTCGGGGCGTTGATCGTCATGGGCATTTGGGGTGTGGGCAATACCATTATCATTTATCTGTCCGGCCTTCAAGGGGTTCCGGAAGAGCTTTACGAAGCCGCTCAACTGGATGGCGCGGGAGCGTTCCGCCGGTTTATGAGTGTAACAGTGCCAATGATTTCGCCGACGATCTTTTTCAACCTGATCATGGGGATTATCGGCGGGTTCCAATACTTCACGCAGGCCTTCGTGATGACCAACGGGGGACCGCTCAACTCCACGCTGTTCTATAATCTTTATTTGTACAACAAGGCGTTCGTCAGCTTTGAAATGGGATATGCTTCGGCATTGTCCTGGATACTGTTCGCCATCATCCTGATCTTCACTCTCATTGTCATCCGCAGTTCTTCCATGTGGGTTTACTACAATGGCGACGATGACCGGGATTAAGGGAGGGAAAACATCAATGATTATCAATCGACATAAATGGAGTATCGGTCGGCTGATCACTTTTCTTGTATTGATTGCAGGGGCTGCGATCGTCCTTGTTCCGCTGCTGTGGACCGTATCGACCTCGCTCAAATCCCCGGCGGAGGTATTTCAGGATTCCTTCATTCCAAAGGTATGGCATTGGGATAACTACAAAAATGCGGTGACGGCCGTTCCGTTCTTTTTATTCCTCAAAAACACGCTGATCATTCTGGTGCCGGTTATGATCGGCACGGTCTTCTCTTCAGCGTTATGCGCATATGGCTTCGCTCGTTTCAATTTCAAGGGCAAGCGCTCTTTATTCCTGGTGCTGCTCGCAACCATGATGCTGCCCGGCCAAGTTACGATGATTCCGATGTTTATCATATTCAAGGAGGCCGGTTGGGTCGATACCTTCCTGCCGCTGATCATTCCTTCGTTTTTCGGTGGCGGTGCCTTCAACATCTTCCTGATCCGCCAGTTCATGCGCGGCATTCCGAAGGATCTGGACGAAGCGGCTTTTATGGACGGGGCATCCCGTTGGAGCATTTTTACGCGGATTATGCTTCCGCTCAGCAAGCCGCCGCTGATTGCGGTTGCCATTTTTACATTTATGGGCGTATGGAATGACTTCCAGGGACCGCTCATTTATCTGAATACGAACACCAAATATACGCTTGCGCTCGGCTTATCCATGTTCAAGGGATTGTACAACGTGGAATGGAATATGCTGATGGCGGCAACGGTGCTGATTATGCTGCCGGCCATTATCGTATTTTTCTTCCTGCAGAAATATTTCATTGAGGGTATTTCCTTGTCTTCGGCCATGAAGGGTTAAGCAGCAGGATAACCGGGTTTGATCACGGATAGAAGAGGAGAATTGGATGAAGAACATACGCAGCAGACACCCGTTTCCGGTTTATTTGACGGCAGGAGAATATATGAAGGCGATCGGCACGCAGGATGGATATTTTCCCGACTTCGGACATCATCTCGCGGGCGAAATGGGCGGCATCTGGCTGCATCCCATCAAGCTGCTGGACGGCTTCTGGCTTCGGATCAAGGATAAGAAACGCGATATTTCCGTATGGGCCAAAGCCGATGAATTTATCAATTATGCCTGGGGCAGCGAATTCCGCTACGATCATGGACTCGGACATATTCCGGTCTCGATAAGACGGACCCAGTTTGCTCCGGAGCTGGAAAAAGGCATGGTCGTGAGCTATGAGCTCCACAATTATTCGGACCAGCCGGTTGAACTTGAACTGGAGCTGCTGTGCCGAACCGATCTGCGCCCCGTATGGTTCTCGGAGGAAATCGGGATTCGGGACGGCGAAGAGGACCGTTTTGAGACGGTATCCGCTTGGGCTGGACTTGCGAAGGACAGTGGAAACGACTGGTTCGTTAAATTTGGAGCGGATATGCCTGGCGTAACGGGACAGCGGCTGCGTACGGGCGCCGGGTTGATCGGTCCGGAATGGACGGCGGGAAAAGGCACGGGGCTGTCCATTACTTCCGAGAAAACACTTGCACCCGGCGAAGTTTACGCATTTCATGCGTATATTGCCGGTTCCTATACTTCCCAAGCGGAATGTGAGGCAACGTACACCCGTCTTCAAGACCATGAAGAGCTGCTTCGCGACAAAAAGCGGAAATACGAGCAGATCGATGCCGTTTCCCGGTTGGAAGTGGAGGGCGAAGAACGGCTGAACGATATTTTCAGTTGGGTAAAATGGAATACACAGTGGCTCGTGCAGCGCGTGGATTCGATTGGCCGCGGGCTGACGGCAGGATCGCCGCATTATCCGTGGTGGTTTGGCTGCGATAATTCCTATTCGATTCAAGGTTTGATGGCGATCGGGGATTTCGAGCTTGCCAAAGATACGGTGGACATTTTGCGCCGCTCGTCCTGGGAAACCAACGGCAACGGACGCATTGTCCATGAGATCACGACGATGGGCGCGGTGGCGAATCCCGGGAACACGCAGGAAACGGCCCATTTCATTGCAATGATCTGGGAGATGTTCTGCTGGACGGGGGATCTTGCATTTTTGCGGGAAAACTATGAGACATGCGTGAAAGGAATGGATTGGCTGCTGCAGGAGATGGATCCGGATCAGGATTTATTCCCTTCGGGCTACGGCATCATCGAAATTTCAGGCTTGAACATGGAATTGATCGACTCTGCCGTATATACGGCGCAGGCTGCGTGGGCGCTTGCGCAAATGAGCGGTGTTTTATTCGATTTCGGCAATGCAGAAGCGTACCAAGCGCTCGCCGACCGGATGAAAAACGCGATCAATGACATGTACTGGTGTGAAAGCGAAGGTCTCTTCGCTGATGCGGTCGCTCCGAAAAAAGATATCGTGCCGAAAGTGGATCATCTGGCTCGCATTGCCGAGAAGCATGGCATCTCGGGTTACCGTGAATACTTGGAGGGGCTGCTTGGTTCGGCTGAAGACGAAGAAGCCGACCGCGGCTGGCTGCTCAACAAAAACTGGGTTATTGTCACCCCGATGGAAACGGGAATTGCCGATCCGGAGAAGGGGCGCCGCGCCTTGGAGCGTATGCGGTCCGGCGAATTTATCGGCGAATATGGAACTTATCTGTCCGGATTGTATCAAAGCGAAATCATGACCATTTCCACTGGCGCGCACGCGGTCGCAGAGGCCGTTTATGGCAATCCGAATGCAGCGCTGGACTTGCTGCAGCGGATGATGAGCACCTTCTCCATGGCTTTGCCGGGTTCCATGAACGAAATGTCCCCGGACTACGGATGCGCGGTCCAGGCCTGGACGGTATATGCGGTGGCTGTTCCAATCATCCGGCATTTGATCGGGATCAAGCCGCTGGCTCATCTGCGTTCGCTGCATATTAAGCCGCTGCTTCCAGACGCCTGGGAAGGCAAGCAAATCACGCTGCGGCAGCTGCGGATCGGGGATACTACCGTGGATATTACGCTTATGTCTAAGCTGGGAACATTGCAAGCGGACATCATCAATCCATCCGGCTACAAGGTTATTCTCGAATGGAACGGCGAAACTTATATTTCCGAAGAAAAGCAAATATCGATCACAATGTAATACCATATAAGAGCGCGTAAGAGCGCGAGTTCAAAAAGGCCGGTTTTCAGCACCGAGAAGGTTGGATGAAGCTAGGGACGAAAGGAGCGGAGCGTACGTAGTGGGTACGTGAGCACCGGAAGGCCCGGCTGAATTCAAGATTCGATGCCGACCCCGCTTCCTGATTCACTTCGTGATCAAAAGCGGACTTTTTGAACAACCTATAAAATGACGGATAGGCAATCAGGAGGGCGTGACCATGAAATTACAGGCCGTATTATTTGACCTGGACGGGGTCATTACAGATACAGCAAAATATCATTTTACAGCATGGAAACAGATGGCGGAGCGAATCGGCATCGAGATCGACAGCGAATTTAACGAGTCGCTGAAAGGGATTGAGCGGATGCAATCGCTGGAACGTATTTTGATTCATGGGCAGCAGGAACATAAGTATACGCAGGAGGAAAAAGAGCGTCTTGCTCAGCAAAAAAATGATGAGTATGTCGCTTTGCTGGCCAGCTTGACTCCGGAAGATACCTATCCAGGGATCAAGGAATTGCTGCAGCAGCTTCGGGATAATGGAATTCCGGCAGTTATTGCTTCAGCCAGCAAAAATGCGCCGCTGATCCTGGATGCTCTTCAGCTGAGGGACTATTTCCATGCCATTGTAGATCCAAGCGGCATTCCAGGGAAACCGCAGCCGGATATTTTCCTGAAGGCAGCGGAGCAGGCAGGGGCGGACCCGTCATGCTGCATCGGCGTCGAGGATTCCCAAGCAGGCATCGAAGCGATCAGAGCTGCAGGCATGTATGCGGTGGGTATCGGTGAAGAGAATATCCTCGGACCTTTCGGAGCGGATATCGTATATGCATCGACCCGGGAGCTCTCACTGCAAAAGCTGCTTGCGGCAGCAAATCTCGAATAGATGTAAGGAAACAGACAAAAAAATGCACGAAGGCAGCCCAGGGTATGAGACCCTGGGCTGCTTTATAGTTAAGATATGGGGTCCCCGCAAAGTAATCGGAATAGGCTTCGAAGGTCACACGTCACTTTGTGGGGGTATATTTGTGGGGTTATTCAACGCCTTTTCCCGGTATTCCATGGGGGAGATTCCCTCCAGATCGCGGAAGACCCGGTTAAACTGTTTGACGTTTTCGAATCCGACCTGCTCCGCAATTTCGTATACCTTTCCATGAGTTCTTTTCAGCAGATCTTTTGCTTTTTCGATCCGTACCTTTTTTAGATAGGGAACAAAGCTCATCCCGGTAAAATGTTTAAAGGATTCACTGAAATAAGAATAATTCAGCGAGACATAATTGGATACGGTCGCCATGTTGAGCGGTTTGTCGTAATTCCGCCGGATATAATCGATGGCTGCTTTCATCTCCGCATGCCCGACATGCGCATCTTTAATATCATTAATGTAGCTGTCCAGCCGCAGCAGCAGGTCTTCCGCAGCATGGATATAGCCGCTTAGCGTTTCGCTGTGGTATAGATAACCTACTTTTTTGTAGCTTTTCAAAATTTCAACCGATGCTTCCCCATAGCTTGCAAATACCTGGTCAAATACAAGTTCATTCAATAAGCGGCTGAGCTGTTCGAGATACGAGATATCATAACGTTTGATTTCCTGCACGTCCATGATCCCATGCAGCACATCCGCGATCTCCTGCTTTTTTCCTGTTCCCAACAGATTGGCCAGCTTGCGGAATTTTTCTTCCGGATAGTCCTGTGGCGCGAAGAGACGGTTGACATCTTCATAATAAAAGAGGGCGCCGTTCTGATTGATATTTAGCATTTTATATTTCAGAGCTTGTTTTCCCTGAATGTAGCTGGTTTTAACTTGTTCGGGCCCTACCGCATTCGCGCTGACGCCAATCCAGACCGCCAGCCTCTTGTCATGCAGCAGCCGGGTGAAAGCGGCCTTGGCTGGCTCATCCGAAGCAATGACGACCACGTTTTTATCTTTATCTTCAAAGCAGACGCAGGCATCACCCGAAAAAGCATCAGCCCACAGCTTTTTCAAAACCTCATTTTGCGAGCGTGAGGTTTGCATCACGCCGCAGACATAGGATTGATTCAAGAGATGAAGGCCAGCCTTGGCGCACCGCTGCTCCATTTCGGGTTTCGAAATATCCGGATGGAGGAAAATATAATTTAACTGGTCGGCTGCGTGTTCTTCGCGGTATTTGACCAGTTCTTCGAGATTGCGGTTCATCTCATGCTCCTGCTTCAGATCGTTTGTTGTCCGCTCCAAGGCTTGGTACAGCTCCTCGCGCACGATCGGCTTCAGTAGATATTCCCTGACTTTATACGATATCGCCTCTTTAGCGTATTGAAAATCATCATAGCCGCTGAGGATCACGAAAGCCGGAGGAAGGGGATCTCGGCTGAGCTCCTGAATAAGCTCCAGACCATCCATGCCGGGCATACGTATATCCGTTATGAGCATATCGGCTTTTTCATCGCGGTACAGCTCCAAGGCCTCCGCTCCTCCTGCGGCTAGCCGGATGCTGTACATGAAAGGATACTCTCTTTCGATCATGGCTTTTAAACCGGCCCTTATGTTACGTTCGTCATCCACGATTAAAAGTTTGTACATATCAGGATTCGCCTCCATTGAAGTTGTGACGAGGGATTTTCATCAAAACCCGGGTGTATATTCCTTCTTCGCTTTCAACCCATAAGCCGTATTCATGACCGTAAAACAGCTGCAGCCGCTGGTGAACATTGCGCAGGCCGATGCCGCTGCCCTTTCGTTCTCCATGAGCGAGACCGTCGGTGACGGCAGTTAGAACAAGCGGAGGGCCTTCGTGTTCCAAACAGCGGATCTTGCGGTTCAACTCCACTGTTTTTTCGGCGGACATTCCTGTTCCGTCATCTTCAATGACGATAATCTGCGCCCGGTTTTCAGTGAAGGTTTTTAACGAGATATTCAAATCGGAGTTTTCCGAATTGCCGCTGCGCAGTCCATGTTTAACGGCGTTTTCGATGATGGGCTGCAGGGACATTTTCAGCACCTCAAGTTCATACTCCGGCTCTCCCAGCTGCATACGGAAATGAATTCTTTGTTCAAAACGCAGGTTCATCAATGCGAGATAATGGCGGATATGATTGATTTCCTCGCGCAAACGGACAAATTCGCCGCTCCATCTCAGGTTGTAACGCATCATGCTTCCCAGCGAGGTCAAGGCATCGGAGATAGGCCGCTGATTTTCCACTTCAGCCAGCATTTTGATGTTTTCCAGCGTATTGTACAGAAAGTGCGAATCGATCTGGTTTTTCAGCGTTTTCAGCTCGGCTTCCTTGGTAGCAGCCTGTTTGTTGACCGCATCGGCGATGAGCTCATTGATTTTGTTGATCATTTTACGGAAATGATGGGTAAGTTCCCCGACCTCGCTGCCGCCGCCAACCGGGAGCTGGATATTGAAATCTCCGAGGCGGATTTTTTTCATCGACAGCGTCAGCTGCCGCAGTTTTTTCAAGATAAGCGAATTGAGAAAAAAGGTAGAGACGGACAAAATGGCAATCAGCACTACATTCACCATCAGAATGTTATTGCGCGTTTTGTTTAGCTCGGCCAGCACGGCCTGCATGGAAGTGATCTGCACAATGTAGGCCCGGATGCTGTCTATGTACGTATACACGATAAGATAAGGTTTGCCGGATAGGTTCAAGTTAAAATGAACGAATGTGTTTTCAACCGTATGATGAAGCTTATCGCCTAACCTCGCTTCCGCAAGCTGGACGTTGGAGAGCAGGGGGGCTTTATCGGGATAGTGCATCCGTCCGTTGTCATTTATAATAAGCATTTGCGATTGCCCGGTGTCGTTGATTTTGAAGGTGCTGGGAAAAAAGCTGGTTAGCAGCATATCGACTTGGATCAGGCCAATATGTTTGCCTTTTGGATATTCGATTTCGCGAAGCAGGGACATTTTCTGGCGGAACTCTTTTTCATCCCGAACAAGATTATGGATCGGCTCTTTGTCACGTTCCGATATCTGCCATAAGCCCGCACCGTTCATGCGGTCGAGCTTCTCGTACCAGGCCTCGTCCCGCACCCTGTTTTCCTTCAGGAAAACGGGCCAGATTTCGCTGAGGAATGGATTGTCCGAGAATATGCGGATATGCTCGAGATCCGGGTTATTGAACTGAAGGCGCAATATGCTGTTAACGGTGCTGTTGCTGAAATCGATCAGCTCAGCCGTGTCCGTTTCATCCGCACGGTCGAGATAATACATGACTTCACGGTCGGAGAGGGTCAGCTGCACAGCACGCTCCATCGTTTCCATATTGTTTTTGATGTTGTTTTTTTCGATTTCGATCGAATTTTCGCTTTTACGGATGATGTCTTTGGTGAAACTTTCGTTCAGCTGCCTGAAAATGATTAATGAGAACACGATGCTCGGGATCAAAATGATGATGATATAAGAGAAAAACAGACGCTGCTGCAGCGAATAATTCTCCAGTTTGCGAATGAAAAGCCGTATCCATCCGCGTAAGCGTTCGTACATTGGAATCACATCCGGTTTGTTTTTGCCATGCGGCATGATCTAAAGATGAAAATCCAAAAAGCCCGCGCAAAAATGGGGCTTTTTGGATGGTTCACTGCTATTTATTTCAGGATTTTTGCAAATCTTTATTTCAGAAACTCTGCAAGCTTTTTCACATTGTCTTCGAATTTGGCCTGTTTATATGCCTCGACCTTGTTGAAACCGGCTTTGTCCCGCTTCTCGAGGAACTCGTTCCAGATCTTGTCGAATTCTTCGTCCGATTTGCTGATTAGGAGCTTCGGCAGCGTTTTGCCCCAAGTTTGCGCAATCTTGGTGCTGGCGATGCCTTCTGCCGAGTTGCCTGTCGGATTGATGTTGTCGTATTGCGAGAAGCTTGTGGTTTTGCCTTTGGTCCAATCTTCCATTTGCTTGAAAGGTTCGACGCTAGGCGGCTGCCATTGCAGGATCATGTTGGTGTCCTGCATCATCCAGAAGGTGAGGGAAGAGCCGTATTTTTTATCGAACGCGGAACGGTCCTTGTTCAGCAGCTCCAGCACTTCCGGTTTGAATTGGTCTTTGCCGTCAATCGTATCATAACTTACGCCTTTTTCGCCGAGGTAAAGATCCTTTTGACCTTCTTCGCTGATGAGGTATTCAAGGAACCGGATGGCTCTGGCTTTGTCTTTGACCTTTTTGGAGATCAGCGTTACTGTCCAGCCGGAGATGCCCGGTCCGGCGAGCGTCGGCGGGTCCAGCTTCGAGTTGGCGGGGCCGTCAACCGCGATATATACGGAATTCGGATCTTTGGCATACAGTGCATTCTCTTGGGCCGTCAGGTCGCTGCGCTGATACAGCATGGCGAAATAACGACCTTGGGCGATTTTCTCTTCCATCTGCGGCCGTTTGTCGATGAAGACGTCTTTGGCCAGCAGCCCTTGCTCATTCGCCTGACGGAAGGTTTTCAGCCAGCGAATATATTCGGGATCGGTTTGGCGGTCATATAGTTTCCCGTCTTTTTCATACGGAATCGCCAAGTAGTTCTGCAGGTAGCCTTCAAGGCTGCCGTTGCCTACATCATTAAACTCGGTCAAGCCAAACGGGATCAGTGGTTGTCCTTCCACTTGAGGGAATTTCTCCTTGGCCATTTTGAGCGCATTCAGGAAACCTTCGGGGGTGCGCATATCCGGCTTGCCCAGCGCTTCATACATGTCTTTGCGGACAAGGAACGTCTGGTTGGAAACATAATCCCGCGAATATTTCTCAAAATCTTTCGGCGAAGAAGAGGAGTTCGGATACACATACGTGTTGCCGTCATCCTGTTTGTACCAAGCCAGCTTGGCCGGATCGGCCACTTTCATAAAATAAGGATCATATTCCTCCGCAAGTTTGTTCAGCGGCAGTACCAGATCGCCTTCGATCATGGATTTCACGCCGTCTTCCCACCAACCCAGCGTAATGAAATCCGGGAGGCTTCCGGAAGCGATCATCGTGTTCAGCTTTTCGTTCTCATTGCCTGCCGGCACGATGAAGTTGAGGCTGACGCCGGTTTTTTTCGTGACGTATTGGGAGGTCGGATCCACGCCCCATTTGTTCGCGAACCAGGAGAAATTCAAATACCAGTCGAACGTGATCGGCGAAGTGTCGAGTTTCCAGCCGGGTTCATCGGCGGATGCCGTTTTCGTTTCCGGGGAAGATTCGGTCTTGTTCCCTGGCTGCTCTGCCGATTTGGGTTCGTCCTTGCCGGATGAGCCGCCGCATGCGGCGAGCGAGAGCATCAGCGTAAAAGCCACGAGCAGCAGGCTGCTCTTGCGAAATGCGTTTTTTCTCATCAAATTTACCCCTCTCGTTATATTTTGGTGAAGCATGTGTTGCCGATTAGAAAAAAGCTTCCTATTAGTGCGTGTTCAAAAAGGTGCTTCCTGATTCACTTCGTGTTAGATATAGAATTTATAAATTATCAGCTGCGCTGATGAAATTCTATATCGCAAGAAAAACATCTGCTAAAAGCGGTCTGGCTTCATAGAAAGTACGTCGATAGATGTTTTTCTTATCAAAAGCGGACTTTTTGAACAACCTCTATTAACCTTTGATGGAGCCGATCATAAGACCTTTGACAAAATACCGCTGCAGGAACGGGTATGCGATCACGATCGGCGCCGTTGTCACCACCATGGTCGCCAGTTTGATGGATTGAGAAGTAACGTTTTTGGAAATGCCTCCAGGCATGGCCGATGCCATCTGGTTGGAGCTGGATTGCGCGACGATCCGATAGAGATAGGTTTGAATCGGCTGCAGATCCATATTGTTGATGTAGATCATGCCTGTAAAATAATCATTCCACTGATAGACCCCGTGAAAAAGGGCGATAGTAGCGATGACTGGCATGGAGACCGGGATAATGACGCGTACGAAGATGGAAAAATCGTTGGCTCCGTCGATTTTCGCCGCTTCCTCGAGTCCATCCGGGATTTCCCGGAAGAAGGTCATAAATATAATCAGATCGAAAAAGCTGAACATCGCCGGAATGATATAAACGAGAAAGTTATCCAGCAAATGCAGGTCGCGGATCAACAAGTAGTACGGAATAAGGCCGCTGTTGAAAAAAAGGGTGACGGTGCCGATCAAAATATACACCTTTTGTAAGGCTAAATCCCGGCGGGAGAAGGCATAGGCTACCATCGCGGTAAAAAAGACATGCAGCACCGTACCGAGCAGCGTCTTCGCCACCGTCACGCCCATCGCGGTCATGATACCGCTGCTGCGGAAAACAGCTTCATAGCTTTCCAGGCTGAAGATCCGCGGCCACCAATAGATGCCGCCGCGCATGGCGTCCTGCCCTTCATTAAAGGAGTTTACGAGCACATACCAGATGGGATAGAGCGTTACAAAGCAAACGGCCAGCATGATCAGCACGTTGAAAGCGTCAAACGCCACATCCCCGGCGGTTCGGCGATTCAGTTTGAACATGGGACTTTAACCACCTTTGTATCAGAATAGGGATGTATCATTGATTTTTTTGGATACCGAATTGGCGATCAGGAGCAGCACAAGCGCAATCAGCGATTTGATCAGGCCTACGGCCGTGGAATAGGAGAAACGGTTATTCACAAGGCCGGTTTGATATACGTACACGTCGATCACGTTGCTGGCGCTTTCGTTCAGCGAGTTGCGAAGCACCAGGATTTGATCGAAGTTCGAGTTCAGAATGCCGCTGACGGCCAGAATAAAAAGAATCGTGATGGTGCTTTTGATGCCTGGCAGCGTC
Encoded proteins:
- a CDS encoding carbohydrate ABC transporter permease; amino-acid sequence: MFKLNRRTAGDVAFDAFNVLIMLAVCFVTLYPIWYVLVNSFNEGQDAMRGGIYWWPRIFSLESYEAVFRSSGIMTAMGVTVAKTLLGTVLHVFFTAMVAYAFSRRDLALQKVYILIGTVTLFFNSGLIPYYLLIRDLHLLDNFLVYIIPAMFSFFDLIIFMTFFREIPDGLEEAAKIDGANDFSIFVRVIIPVSMPVIATIALFHGVYQWNDYFTGMIYINNMDLQPIQTYLYRIVAQSSSNQMASAMPGGISKNVTSQSIKLATMVVTTAPIVIAYPFLQRYFVKGLMIGSIKG
- a CDS encoding response regulator, which produces MYKLLIVDDERNIRAGLKAMIEREYPFMYSIRLAAGGAEALELYRDEKADMLITDIRMPGMDGLELIQELSRDPLPPAFVILSGYDDFQYAKEAISYKVREYLLKPIVREELYQALERTTNDLKQEHEMNRNLEELVKYREEHAADQLNYIFLHPDISKPEMEQRCAKAGLHLLNQSYVCGVMQTSRSQNEVLKKLWADAFSGDACVCFEDKDKNVVVIASDEPAKAAFTRLLHDKRLAVWIGVSANAVGPEQVKTSYIQGKQALKYKMLNINQNGALFYYEDVNRLFAPQDYPEEKFRKLANLLGTGKKQEIADVLHGIMDVQEIKRYDISYLEQLSRLLNELVFDQVFASYGEASVEILKSYKKVGYLYHSETLSGYIHAAEDLLLRLDSYINDIKDAHVGHAEMKAAIDYIRRNYDKPLNMATVSNYVSLNYSYFSESFKHFTGMSFVPYLKKVRIEKAKDLLKRTHGKVYEIAEQVGFENVKQFNRVFRDLEGISPMEYREKALNNPTNIPPQSDV
- a CDS encoding cache domain-containing sensor histidine kinase translates to MYERLRGWIRLFIRKLENYSLQQRLFFSYIIIILIPSIVFSLIIFRQLNESFTKDIIRKSENSIEIEKNNIKNNMETMERAVQLTLSDREVMYYLDRADETDTAELIDFSNSTVNSILRLQFNNPDLEHIRIFSDNPFLSEIWPVFLKENRVRDEAWYEKLDRMNGAGLWQISERDKEPIHNLVRDEKEFRQKMSLLREIEYPKGKHIGLIQVDMLLTSFFPSTFKINDTGQSQMLIINDNGRMHYPDKAPLLSNVQLAEARLGDKLHHTVENTFVHFNLNLSGKPYLIVYTYIDSIRAYIVQITSMQAVLAELNKTRNNILMVNVVLIAILSVSTFFLNSLILKKLRQLTLSMKKIRLGDFNIQLPVGGGSEVGELTHHFRKMINKINELIADAVNKQAATKEAELKTLKNQIDSHFLYNTLENIKMLAEVENQRPISDALTSLGSMMRYNLRWSGEFVRLREEINHIRHYLALMNLRFEQRIHFRMQLGEPEYELEVLKMSLQPIIENAVKHGLRSGNSENSDLNISLKTFTENRAQIIVIEDDGTGMSAEKTVELNRKIRCLEHEGPPLVLTAVTDGLAHGERKGSGIGLRNVHQRLQLFYGHEYGLWVESEEGIYTRVLMKIPRHNFNGGES
- a CDS encoding extracellular solute-binding protein, translated to MRKNAFRKSSLLLVAFTLMLSLAACGGSSGKDEPKSAEQPGNKTESSPETKTASADEPGWKLDTSPITFDWYLNFSWFANKWGVDPTSQYVTKKTGVSLNFIVPAGNENEKLNTMIASGSLPDFITLGWWEDGVKSMIEGDLVLPLNKLAEEYDPYFMKVADPAKLAWYKQDDGNTYVYPNSSSSPKDFEKYSRDYVSNQTFLVRKDMYEALGKPDMRTPEGFLNALKMAKEKFPQVEGQPLIPFGLTEFNDVGNGSLEGYLQNYLAIPYEKDGKLYDRQTDPEYIRWLKTFRQANEQGLLAKDVFIDKRPQMEEKIAQGRYFAMLYQRSDLTAQENALYAKDPNSVYIAVDGPANSKLDPPTLAGPGISGWTVTLISKKVKDKARAIRFLEYLISEEGQKDLYLGEKGVSYDTIDGKDQFKPEVLELLNKDRSAFDKKYGSSLTFWMMQDTNMILQWQPPSVEPFKQMEDWTKGKTTSFSQYDNINPTGNSAEGIASTKIAQTWGKTLPKLLISKSDEEFDKIWNEFLEKRDKAGFNKVEAYKQAKFEDNVKKLAEFLK